The following are from one region of the Hydrogenophaga sp. BPS33 genome:
- the motB gene encoding flagellar motor protein MotB: protein MAGDGKKLQPIIVKRIKKSGHAAHGGAWKIAYADFVTAMMAFFLLMWLLGSTAKGELQGIASYFQSPVKVSLMGGPGTGNSSSILPGGGRDLSKSFGQMDSGDSERAAKLIGAQMARADQARKDAMRMEALERKISAVIARNPKLSEYGSQIQLEKTPDGLHIQIVDDQQRPMFDTGSALVKPYMRDILREIGAAMGDVENRIALAGHTDATPYGNGDRGYSNWELSADRANASRRELVAGGLPDDKLRRVEGLASSRLLRADAPTDPINRRISIVVMTQEAEERMLPQAAPPPVAAQAHPAAKAVPAVVAPTEAARPMPVGAKPGGAIALPALQISGEVTKFPTQSGG, encoded by the coding sequence ATGGCGGGTGATGGAAAGAAGCTGCAACCGATCATCGTCAAGCGCATCAAGAAGAGCGGCCATGCCGCTCACGGTGGTGCATGGAAGATCGCCTATGCCGACTTCGTGACCGCCATGATGGCGTTCTTCCTGCTGATGTGGCTGCTGGGCTCTACCGCCAAGGGCGAGTTGCAGGGCATCGCGAGTTACTTCCAGTCGCCAGTGAAGGTCTCGCTCATGGGCGGCCCGGGCACCGGCAACAGCAGCAGCATCCTGCCCGGTGGCGGGCGCGACCTGAGCAAGTCCTTCGGCCAGATGGACAGCGGCGATTCCGAACGCGCGGCCAAGCTCATCGGTGCCCAGATGGCGCGCGCCGACCAGGCCCGCAAGGATGCGATGCGCATGGAGGCGCTGGAGCGCAAGATTTCCGCCGTGATCGCGCGCAACCCGAAGCTCTCGGAGTACGGCTCGCAGATCCAGCTCGAAAAGACGCCCGACGGCCTGCACATCCAGATTGTGGACGACCAGCAGCGGCCCATGTTCGACACCGGCAGCGCTTTGGTGAAGCCCTACATGCGCGACATCCTGCGCGAGATCGGAGCGGCCATGGGCGATGTGGAGAACCGCATCGCGCTGGCCGGCCACACCGACGCCACGCCCTACGGCAATGGCGACCGCGGCTACAGCAACTGGGAACTCTCGGCCGACCGCGCCAACGCCTCGCGCCGCGAACTCGTGGCCGGCGGCCTGCCCGACGACAAGCTGCGCCGCGTCGAAGGCCTGGCATCGAGCCGGCTGCTGCGCGCGGACGCGCCCACCGACCCGATCAACCGGCGCATCAGCATCGTGGTGATGACCCAGGAAGCCGAAGAGCGCATGCTGCCACAGGCGGCGCCACCGCCGGTGGCGGCCCAGGCGCACCCCGCCGCCAAGGCCGTGCCGGCCGTGGTCGCACCCACCGAGGCCGCGCGCCCCATGCCCGTGGGGGCCAAGCCCGGGGGCGCCATTGCGCTGCCGGCGCTTCAGATTTCCGGTGAAGTGACGAAATTCCCAACACAAAGCGGTGGCTGA
- the fliD gene encoding flagellar filament capping protein FliD, with amino-acid sequence MGISSTGLASGVPIDSIVSQLVALERAPLVPLQAQATKFQSRISVFGTLTSMMNSLGELGTKLADPNAFKAVKGSSSQDKAVGITVAAGTAPTAMSVEVQQLAKAQSTASVAVPKDTAMGAGSLKITIGDWSSGSFVAGDKTPVDIEIAEGEDTLTQIAAKINAADAGVTATVLRDASGERLLMRSKETGEALGFEVQATDADGVATDGLSRLAVQTGVASGVQITHGANALATINGIDIVSASNTYKDGIPGITLQFSQLTTSPAEVAVTLDKEAMTKTIQSFVDAYNALNDMLTSTTGYNPDTKVAGSLQGDSTAVGLQGALRGMMRSFTPGGEFTTLADIGIEIKSGGKMSINSTKLSEALDKPDAVQNLFNADHIDPTAQGFGEKLKTFAEGFGGASGTLTSRTESLRAAVTRNTKEQDKVNERASRAETRYLKQYNAMDAMVGQLNSLNAFVTQQIAQWNKASS; translated from the coding sequence ATGGGCATTTCCTCCACCGGCCTGGCCAGCGGCGTTCCCATCGACAGCATCGTCTCGCAACTGGTGGCGCTCGAACGCGCCCCGCTGGTGCCCCTGCAGGCGCAGGCGACCAAGTTCCAGAGCAGGATCTCGGTCTTCGGCACGCTGACGTCGATGATGAATTCGCTCGGCGAACTGGGCACCAAGCTGGCCGACCCGAACGCGTTCAAGGCCGTCAAGGGCAGTTCCTCGCAGGACAAGGCGGTAGGCATTACCGTGGCCGCGGGCACCGCACCGACGGCGATGTCGGTCGAGGTGCAGCAGCTGGCCAAGGCGCAATCCACCGCCAGCGTGGCCGTGCCCAAGGACACCGCCATGGGCGCGGGCAGCCTCAAGATCACCATCGGCGACTGGAGCTCCGGCTCGTTCGTGGCGGGCGACAAGACCCCGGTGGACATCGAGATCGCCGAGGGCGAAGACACCCTTACCCAGATCGCCGCCAAGATCAACGCCGCCGACGCGGGCGTCACGGCCACCGTTCTGCGCGACGCCTCGGGCGAGCGGCTTTTGATGCGCTCGAAGGAAACGGGCGAAGCCCTGGGCTTCGAGGTCCAGGCCACCGACGCCGACGGCGTGGCCACCGACGGCCTGTCTCGCCTGGCGGTGCAGACCGGCGTGGCCTCGGGCGTGCAGATCACGCACGGCGCGAACGCACTGGCGACCATCAACGGAATCGACATCGTCTCGGCCAGCAACACCTACAAGGACGGTATCCCCGGCATCACGCTGCAGTTCTCGCAGCTCACGACCTCGCCGGCCGAGGTCGCGGTGACCCTCGACAAGGAGGCGATGACCAAGACCATCCAGTCCTTCGTCGACGCGTACAACGCGCTCAACGACATGCTCACCAGCACCACCGGCTACAACCCCGACACCAAGGTGGCCGGGTCGCTGCAGGGCGACAGCACCGCCGTGGGCCTGCAGGGCGCGCTGCGCGGCATGATGCGCTCGTTCACCCCCGGTGGCGAGTTCACCACGCTGGCCGACATCGGCATCGAGATCAAGTCGGGCGGCAAGATGAGCATCAACAGCACCAAGCTCAGCGAGGCGCTGGACAAGCCGGATGCTGTGCAGAACCTGTTCAACGCCGACCACATCGACCCCACGGCGCAAGGCTTCGGCGAGAAACTCAAGACGTTTGCCGAAGGCTTCGGCGGGGCCAGCGGCACGCTGACGTCGCGCACAGAGTCGCTGCGCGCGGCCGTCACGCGCAACACCAAGGAACAGGACAAGGTGAACGAGCGCGCCTCCCGCGCCGAGACGCGCTACCTCAAGCAATACAACGCGATGGACGCGATGGTGGGCCAGCTCAATTCGCTCAACGCCTTCGTCACGCAACAGATCGCGCAGTGGAACAAGGCCAGCTCCTGA
- the flhD gene encoding flagellar transcriptional regulator FlhD has protein sequence MDNDQILAEIREANLTYLMLAQNLIRKDRAEALFRLGITEEAADLLGMLSTAQLLKIASSNMLLCRFRVDDDLVWNLLTSHNVKKVDNSTTTQLHASILMAGKFAESMAATAH, from the coding sequence ATGGACAACGACCAAATCCTCGCCGAAATCCGCGAAGCGAACCTGACCTACCTCATGCTGGCGCAGAACCTGATCCGCAAGGACCGCGCCGAAGCGCTGTTCCGCCTGGGCATCACCGAGGAAGCCGCCGACCTGCTGGGCATGCTGTCTACCGCGCAATTGCTCAAGATCGCGTCGAGCAACATGCTGCTGTGCCGCTTCCGTGTGGACGACGATCTGGTGTGGAACCTGCTGACCAGCCACAACGTGAAGAAGGTGGACAACAGCACCACCACCCAGCTGCACGCCAGCATCCTCATGGCCGGCAAATTCGCCGAATCCATGGCGGCCACGGCGCACTGA
- a CDS encoding protein phosphatase CheZ, giving the protein MQEEQQPKDEAAGNPDMFRQLGSITRQLHEALKELGYTDKLKGTVDQLPDAQSRLSYIARLTGEAAEKVLNHVDEGKAEQARIAERGRQLADTIKRVPGLARAMPELLEWSTDIVDLSEKSDARLTDIMMAQDFHDLTGQVIGRVVQLAGTIEEQLLGLLLQAAPSGQPGQDHVIAEPALAGPVVNPEGRTDVVNDQQQVDDLLASLGF; this is encoded by the coding sequence ATGCAAGAAGAACAACAACCCAAGGACGAAGCCGCCGGCAACCCGGACATGTTTCGCCAACTCGGCTCGATCACCCGGCAACTGCACGAGGCCCTGAAAGAGCTGGGCTACACCGACAAGCTCAAGGGCACGGTGGATCAATTGCCCGACGCCCAGAGCCGCCTGTCGTACATCGCCCGCCTCACCGGCGAGGCGGCGGAGAAGGTGCTCAACCACGTGGACGAAGGCAAGGCGGAACAAGCCCGGATCGCCGAGCGCGGCCGCCAGTTGGCCGACACGATCAAGCGCGTGCCGGGCCTGGCGCGCGCCATGCCCGAGTTGCTGGAATGGTCCACCGACATCGTCGACCTGAGCGAAAAGTCCGACGCGCGCCTGACCGACATCATGATGGCGCAGGACTTCCACGACCTCACCGGCCAGGTGATCGGCCGCGTGGTGCAACTCGCGGGCACCATCGAAGAGCAACTCCTGGGTCTGCTGCTGCAGGCGGCCCCCTCCGGCCAACCTGGGCAGGACCATGTGATCGCGGAGCCCGCGCTGGCAGGGCCCGTGGTCAACCCCGAGGGGCGCACCGATGTGGTGAACGATCAGCAGCAGGTGGACGATCTGTTGGCCTCACTGGGTTTCTAA
- the motA gene encoding flagellar motor stator protein MotA, whose translation MFVIIGFVVSMLCIFGVFIFHGGNIGVVLKALPFELTTILGAALGAFLINNQMKVVKASFKGLAQCFKGSHYTKARYMELLALMFDILQKARKEGLMAIEQDVENPHESALFKKYPAIAADHHLVEFITDYLRMMVSGNLNAHEIESLMDAEIETHHQEAHAPVAAIGRLAGGLPAFGIVAAVLGVVNTMGSVGQPPAVLGAMIGSALVGTFLGILLAYGVFEPLGGLLDQKVEEGSKELLCVKTTLLSSMQGYAPLTAIEFGRKVLFVDVRPTFTELEAHVKKK comes from the coding sequence ATGTTTGTCATCATCGGTTTCGTCGTCTCGATGCTTTGCATCTTCGGGGTGTTCATCTTCCACGGCGGCAACATCGGCGTGGTGCTCAAGGCCTTGCCTTTCGAGCTGACCACCATCCTCGGCGCGGCGCTGGGGGCCTTCCTCATCAACAACCAGATGAAGGTGGTCAAGGCCTCGTTCAAAGGGTTGGCCCAGTGCTTCAAAGGTAGCCACTACACCAAGGCGCGCTACATGGAACTGCTGGCCCTGATGTTCGACATCCTGCAGAAGGCGCGCAAGGAAGGCCTGATGGCGATCGAGCAGGACGTGGAGAACCCGCACGAATCGGCGCTGTTCAAGAAGTACCCGGCCATCGCGGCCGACCACCACCTGGTCGAGTTCATCACCGACTACCTGCGCATGATGGTATCGGGCAACCTCAATGCGCACGAGATCGAGTCGTTGATGGACGCGGAAATCGAAACCCACCACCAGGAAGCCCATGCCCCGGTGGCGGCCATCGGGCGGCTCGCCGGCGGCCTGCCGGCGTTCGGCATCGTGGCGGCCGTGCTGGGCGTGGTGAACACCATGGGCTCGGTAGGGCAGCCGCCCGCGGTGCTTGGCGCCATGATCGGTTCGGCCCTGGTCGGTACCTTTCTGGGCATTTTGCTGGCGTACGGCGTGTTCGAGCCGCTGGGTGGCCTGCTCGACCAAAAGGTGGAGGAGGGCAGCAAGGAACTGCTCTGCGTGAAGACCACGCTGCTGTCCAGCATGCAGGGCTATGCCCCGCTGACCGCGATCGAGTTCGGCCGCAAGGTGCTCTTCGTCGACGTGCGGCCGACATTCACCGAGCTGGAGGCGCATGTCAAAAAGAAGTGA
- the cheY gene encoding chemotaxis response regulator CheY, whose amino-acid sequence MSTPMKFLIVDDFSTMRRIVRNLLKEIGHVDADEAEDGAIALNKLRSGNFNFVVSDINMPNMNGFELLAEIKKDEKLKHLPVLMVTAEARKEDIVMAAQNGAAGYIVKPFTKATLEDKLANIFKKLGL is encoded by the coding sequence ATGTCCACCCCGATGAAATTCCTGATCGTTGACGACTTCTCCACCATGCGCCGCATCGTGCGCAACCTGCTCAAGGAGATCGGCCACGTCGACGCAGACGAAGCCGAAGACGGTGCGATTGCGCTGAACAAATTGCGCAGCGGCAATTTCAACTTCGTCGTCTCCGACATCAACATGCCCAACATGAACGGCTTCGAGCTGCTGGCCGAGATCAAGAAGGACGAGAAGCTCAAGCACCTGCCGGTGTTGATGGTGACGGCCGAGGCGCGCAAGGAAGACATCGTGATGGCCGCGCAGAACGGCGCGGCGGGCTACATCGTCAAACCCTTCACCAAAGCCACGCTGGAAGACAAGCTCGCCAATATCTTCAAGAAACTTGGCTTGTGA
- the flhC gene encoding flagellar transcriptional regulator FlhC: protein MAAGKSILNESRDIERAVALIQLGARLQVLEYETSLSYERLLRLYKEVAGKSPSKGQLPFSTDWFLTWQPNIHSSLFLNIHEYLSKTSELEEIDTVIKAFRLYSDQMTASAVEPLLSVTRAWRLVKFVDNGMLTLTKCSCCGGHFVSEPYENRHFVCGLCQPPARAGKGGASGGLRLH, encoded by the coding sequence ATGGCCGCAGGCAAAAGCATCCTCAACGAATCGCGCGATATCGAACGCGCGGTGGCCCTGATCCAGCTGGGCGCGCGCCTGCAGGTACTGGAGTACGAAACCAGCCTTTCGTATGAACGGCTGTTGCGGCTGTACAAGGAAGTCGCGGGCAAGTCGCCGTCCAAGGGCCAACTGCCTTTCTCCACCGACTGGTTCCTGACCTGGCAACCCAACATCCATTCGTCGCTGTTCCTCAACATCCACGAATACCTCTCCAAGACCAGCGAGCTCGAAGAGATCGACACGGTCATCAAGGCCTTCCGCCTCTACAGCGACCAGATGACGGCCAGCGCCGTCGAGCCCTTGCTCTCCGTCACCCGCGCCTGGCGCCTGGTGAAGTTCGTCGACAACGGCATGCTGACCCTGACCAAGTGCTCCTGCTGCGGCGGCCACTTCGTGAGCGAGCCCTATGAGAACCGCCACTTCGTCTGCGGCCTGTGCCAGCCGCCGGCACGTGCCGGCAAGGGCGGTGCTTCAGGCGGTCTGAGGTTGCACTGA
- a CDS encoding flagellin — translation MSTTINTNLMSMNAQRNLSSTSSSLATSMQRLSSGLRVNSAKDDAAGLAISERMNTQVRGLNVAARNANDGISLAQTAEGALGKVGDMLQRMRELAVQSANASNNSSDRTALNAEVTQLRQEIDRVSKTTSFNSTNLLDGSFANATFQVGANAGEGISIDSIVNANTTALGQTAVHMTAKIVPPATPVAPAVLAAIPTGGATPLTINGADGVAVNLGPIGEATTLAQRAGQMVDAINAKSTDTGVFARPTYTAGVVDGYEVFSDRALVAGDFGNFGAGTTGAGAATAAAADSFVADINVNSFGDSQLALKVIDNAINAVNSSRADLGALQSRFENAVSNIQITAENLSAARGRIVDADFAKETSNLSRAQILQQAGTAMVAQANQVPQGVLSLLRS, via the coding sequence ATGTCCACCACCATCAACACCAACCTGATGTCGATGAATGCTCAGCGCAACCTGAGCAGCACGTCCAGCTCGCTGGCCACTTCCATGCAGCGCCTGTCCTCGGGCCTGCGCGTCAACAGCGCCAAGGACGACGCCGCCGGGCTGGCGATCTCCGAGCGCATGAACACCCAGGTGCGCGGCTTGAACGTGGCCGCGCGCAACGCCAACGACGGCATCTCGCTGGCCCAGACGGCCGAAGGCGCGCTGGGCAAGGTCGGCGACATGCTGCAACGCATGCGCGAACTCGCCGTGCAGTCGGCCAACGCCTCCAACAACAGCAGCGACCGCACGGCCCTCAACGCCGAAGTGACGCAGTTGCGCCAGGAAATCGACCGCGTGTCCAAGACCACGTCGTTCAACAGCACCAACCTGCTCGACGGCTCGTTCGCCAACGCCACCTTCCAGGTCGGCGCCAACGCGGGCGAAGGCATTTCCATCGACAGCATCGTCAACGCCAACACCACCGCGCTCGGCCAGACCGCCGTGCACATGACGGCCAAGATCGTGCCGCCGGCCACGCCGGTCGCGCCGGCCGTGCTGGCCGCCATTCCCACCGGTGGCGCAACGCCGCTGACCATCAACGGCGCCGACGGCGTGGCCGTGAACCTCGGCCCGATCGGCGAGGCCACCACACTGGCACAGCGCGCGGGCCAGATGGTGGACGCGATCAACGCCAAGTCCACCGACACCGGCGTGTTCGCCCGTCCCACCTACACCGCCGGCGTGGTGGATGGCTACGAGGTGTTCTCCGACCGCGCCCTGGTGGCCGGTGACTTCGGCAACTTCGGCGCTGGCACGACCGGTGCGGGCGCGGCCACCGCGGCCGCCGCCGACTCGTTCGTGGCCGACATCAACGTCAACAGCTTTGGCGATTCGCAACTCGCGCTCAAGGTGATCGACAACGCCATCAACGCGGTGAACAGCTCGCGCGCCGACCTGGGCGCGCTGCAAAGCCGCTTCGAGAACGCGGTCTCCAACATCCAGATCACGGCGGAAAACCTCTCGGCCGCGCGCGGGCGCATCGTGGACGCCGACTTCGCCAAGGAAACCTCCAACCTCTCGCGCGCGCAGATCCTGCAACAGGCCGGCACCGCCATGGTGGCGCAGGCCAACCAGGTTCCGCAGGGCGTGCTCTCGCTGCTGCGCTCCTGA
- the flhA gene encoding flagellar biosynthesis protein FlhA has protein sequence MNLQQLQQWFQRNAGWAGGLAAPMLVITILSMMVLPLPPWLLDTFFTLNIATALVVMMVAAYMKRPLDFSVFPTVLLLTTLLRLSLNVASTRVVLLEGHTGPGAAGAVIEAFGHFLIGGNFAVGFIVFAILVVINFVVITKGSERIAEVSARFTLDAMPGKQMAIDADLNAGLIDEKEAKRRRAEVGDEAEFFGSMDGASKFVRGDAIAGILILFINIIGGFIIGMVQHGLSAGQAADNYILLAVGDALVAQIPSLLISVAAAMVVARVGKDEDLGVQVVEQMFASPKILGITSAVLFMLGIVPGMPHGVFLSFSVVTGGLAWWQMRRQNQPAPEPEAPAQQGDGEATWDDLQPVDLLGLELGYRLIAMVDKTRQGDLLTRIKGVRKKFAQEVGFLPPAVHVRDNLELRPAGYRITLRGVVVGEGEVFPGMFLAIDPGGINTPLIGTPTTDPAFGLPAHWIEEKQRENAQMAGFTVVDSETVLATHLSHLMQVQAAKLLSRTETQDLVEHVTRLAPKLIEEVVPKMVPVATFQKVLQLLLEESVHVRDIRTIIESLAEHAAHTTDPVELARRVRMALSPAIVQQIYGPVKELEVIAIEPGLERLLMQALAGGPNGALDPGVAEMLSKSATDIANHQEEKGVPACLLVPDAIRNAMSRLLRRAAPRLQVLAHSEIPDTHLIRIGPILGELAS, from the coding sequence ATGAACTTGCAGCAACTGCAGCAATGGTTCCAGCGCAATGCCGGCTGGGCCGGCGGCCTGGCCGCCCCCATGCTGGTGATCACCATCCTCTCCATGATGGTGCTGCCCCTGCCGCCCTGGCTGCTCGACACCTTCTTCACCCTCAACATCGCCACCGCGCTGGTGGTGATGATGGTCGCGGCCTACATGAAGCGCCCGCTGGACTTCTCGGTGTTCCCCACCGTGCTGCTGCTCACCACGCTGCTGCGGCTCTCGCTCAACGTGGCCTCCACCCGCGTGGTGCTGCTCGAAGGCCACACCGGCCCGGGTGCAGCCGGTGCGGTGATCGAGGCCTTTGGCCATTTCCTGATCGGCGGCAACTTCGCCGTCGGCTTCATCGTCTTCGCCATCCTGGTCGTGATCAACTTCGTGGTGATCACCAAGGGCTCGGAGCGTATTGCCGAGGTGTCGGCACGCTTCACCCTGGACGCCATGCCCGGCAAGCAGATGGCGATCGACGCCGATCTCAACGCCGGCCTGATCGACGAGAAGGAAGCCAAGCGCCGCCGCGCCGAAGTGGGCGACGAGGCCGAGTTCTTCGGCTCCATGGACGGTGCGTCCAAGTTCGTGCGCGGCGATGCGATCGCCGGCATTCTCATTCTCTTCATCAACATCATTGGCGGCTTCATCATCGGCATGGTGCAGCACGGCCTCTCGGCCGGCCAGGCGGCGGACAACTACATCCTGCTGGCCGTGGGCGACGCGCTGGTGGCGCAAATTCCCTCGCTGCTGATCTCGGTGGCCGCGGCCATGGTGGTCGCGCGCGTGGGCAAGGACGAAGACCTGGGCGTGCAGGTGGTCGAGCAGATGTTCGCCTCGCCCAAGATTCTGGGCATCACCTCGGCCGTGCTGTTCATGCTCGGCATCGTGCCCGGCATGCCACACGGGGTGTTCCTGTCCTTCTCCGTGGTCACGGGTGGCCTCGCCTGGTGGCAGATGCGACGACAGAACCAACCGGCGCCCGAGCCCGAAGCGCCCGCGCAGCAAGGCGATGGAGAAGCCACCTGGGACGACCTGCAGCCGGTCGACCTGCTCGGACTGGAACTGGGCTACCGCTTGATCGCGATGGTCGACAAGACCCGCCAGGGCGACCTGCTCACCCGCATCAAAGGCGTGCGCAAGAAGTTCGCGCAAGAGGTCGGTTTTCTGCCGCCCGCCGTGCACGTGCGCGACAACCTCGAACTGCGCCCGGCGGGCTACCGCATCACGCTGCGCGGCGTGGTGGTGGGCGAGGGCGAGGTGTTCCCCGGCATGTTCCTGGCCATCGACCCCGGTGGCATCAACACACCCCTGATCGGCACCCCCACGACCGACCCGGCCTTTGGCCTGCCCGCGCACTGGATCGAAGAAAAGCAACGCGAGAACGCGCAAATGGCCGGTTTTACCGTGGTTGATTCCGAGACCGTGCTGGCCACGCATCTTTCACACTTGATGCAAGTCCAGGCCGCCAAGTTGCTGAGCCGGACGGAGACCCAGGATCTGGTGGAACACGTCACCCGCCTGGCCCCCAAACTGATCGAAGAAGTCGTGCCCAAAATGGTTCCCGTCGCCACCTTCCAGAAAGTTCTCCAGCTGCTGCTGGAAGAGTCTGTGCATGTGCGCGACATCCGCACCATCATCGAATCGCTGGCCGAGCACGCGGCCCACACCACCGACCCGGTCGAACTGGCCCGCCGCGTGCGCATGGCGCTCTCGCCGGCCATCGTGCAGCAGATCTACGGCCCGGTGAAGGAGCTCGAAGTCATCGCCATTGAACCGGGTCTTGAGCGCCTGCTGATGCAGGCCCTCGCCGGCGGCCCCAACGGCGCGCTCGATCCCGGCGTGGCCGAGATGCTGAGCAAATCCGCCACCGACATCGCCAACCACCAGGAAGAAAAGGGCGTGCCCGCCTGCCTGCTGGTGCCTGACGCCATCCGCAACGCCATGTCCCGCCTGCTGCGCCGCGCCGCGCCGCGCCTGCAGGTGCTGGCGCACAGCGAAATCCCTGACACCCACCTGATCCGCATCGGACCGATCCTCGGAGAGCTCGCCTCATGA
- the flhB gene encoding flagellar biosynthesis protein FlhB: MESSQDKNLPATAQRLKKARDDGQVPKSRDLSNLAVLGGGAVVLMALAPMGFEKLRSALQGQLRFDRQTLLKPELATERLVDGFAQGLMLYLPLGVLVLAIALLTAFVSGGWALSTKPLMPDLSRINPLKGIGRLFSKQQLFDTIKLAAISAIVGVVAWQFIASHVELFGTLVMQPLESALGQLGHWLVLGVGGLLLVVAIVAVIDFPAQRFLHAQRLKMSLQEVKDEHKQSEGDPLMKGKRRQRAREMAQRNSISAVPKADLVVMNPTHYAVAIRYDDATMSAPRVIAKGADLLAMKIRDVAKANQVPVLQSPMLARALYAHAEIDDEIPSALYTAVAQVLAYVYQLKAALKGQGTMPAEQPVPVVPPELDPHFKKAAQEAPV, translated from the coding sequence ATGGAATCCAGCCAGGACAAGAACCTACCCGCCACCGCGCAGCGCCTGAAAAAGGCGCGCGACGATGGCCAGGTGCCCAAATCCCGGGACCTGTCCAACCTGGCCGTTCTCGGTGGCGGCGCGGTCGTGCTCATGGCACTCGCACCCATGGGCTTCGAAAAACTGCGCAGCGCCCTGCAAGGCCAACTGCGCTTCGACCGCCAGACCCTGCTCAAACCCGAACTCGCCACCGAACGCCTGGTGGACGGTTTCGCGCAGGGCCTCATGCTCTACCTGCCGCTGGGCGTTCTCGTGCTGGCCATCGCGCTGCTCACCGCCTTCGTCTCCGGTGGCTGGGCTCTGAGCACCAAACCCCTCATGCCCGACCTGAGCCGCATCAACCCGCTCAAAGGCATCGGCCGCCTGTTCTCCAAGCAGCAGCTCTTCGACACCATCAAGCTGGCCGCCATCTCCGCCATCGTCGGCGTGGTGGCCTGGCAATTCATCGCCTCGCACGTCGAGCTCTTCGGCACGCTCGTCATGCAACCCCTCGAATCCGCGCTGGGCCAGCTGGGGCATTGGCTCGTGCTCGGCGTGGGTGGCCTGCTGCTGGTGGTCGCGATCGTCGCCGTGATCGACTTTCCCGCGCAACGCTTCCTGCATGCGCAACGCCTGAAGATGTCGCTGCAGGAAGTCAAGGACGAACACAAGCAGTCCGAAGGCGACCCGCTCATGAAAGGCAAGCGCCGCCAGCGCGCGCGCGAAATGGCCCAGCGCAACAGCATCTCGGCCGTGCCCAAGGCCGACCTGGTGGTGATGAACCCCACCCACTACGCCGTGGCCATCCGCTACGACGACGCCACCATGTCCGCGCCGCGCGTCATCGCCAAGGGCGCCGACCTGCTGGCCATGAAGATCCGCGACGTTGCCAAGGCGAACCAGGTGCCGGTGCTGCAGTCGCCCATGCTGGCCCGTGCGCTCTACGCCCATGCCGAGATCGACGATGAGATCCCGTCCGCGCTCTACACCGCCGTGGCGCAGGTGCTGGCCTACGTCTACCAGCTCAAGGCCGCCCTGAAAGGCCAGGGCACCATGCCCGCCGAACAGCCCGTGCCGGTCGTGCCGCCCGAACTCGATCCGCACTTCAAGAAAGCCGCCCAGGAGGCTCCCGTATGA